In Trichocoleus desertorum ATA4-8-CV12, a single genomic region encodes these proteins:
- the topA gene encoding type I DNA topoisomerase has protein sequence MATKLLIVESPGKVKKLSQILGSDWLVKASMGHIRELANDGEDSLGFDLEGQSVKCRFMARGTRGKDTIQQLRSAVKQVKTVVLATDYDREGETIAWHIQQALNLKQPQRVVYTEITPNAVRSAIAQPRSIDLNLVNSGLCRTVLDKLVGFKGSPLLWQLHNGAKSMGRVQSATLHILCDRERQIQAFVPQDYWSVFVDYAEGFRAYYRGKPNSANPNSASPPNRRGTANPEAAPTDDAATAAESQTPESDRVTSQAVADRLVEIAQQHPHQVVSVEGKTATRTPPPPFITSTLQQAAGSRLRFSPEKTMQVAQSLYEAGLITYMRTDSITLSPEFCTQARQWLEEHDPDNVPKKVTQHRKAKGAQEAHEAIRPTDVYRPSKELRVELAADAFALYVLIWKRAIASQCQAARLRQTQIVTQSGPVSWQAKGQVIEFAGYSKYWNNLSADTDLPTLVPAQVLTLQQAAHEQKQTQPPPRYSEPKLVQVMERKGIGRPSTYAPTIQTLKQRLYVEVLKGHLQPTELGLEVDRFLQDALPDLLEAEFTAQMEQALDQIAAGKQEWQTYLTTWNREYFAPALTKAKQVIPAHLTTNPAPRPEKTLNLSRTRCPQCHNYLAKIPSSKVKKKYFLKCVSGCEDVVLFWSDRSRKWERPRSQGETSNPQPTQLTEFPCPICQKPLEVYAYEKEGQTKQLLRCSDAQARSNSQHKPAVYFQTAQGWWSPKFGELH, from the coding sequence TTGGCAACCAAGCTACTCATCGTCGAAAGTCCTGGCAAAGTTAAAAAGCTCAGCCAGATCTTGGGGTCTGATTGGCTAGTCAAAGCCAGCATGGGTCACATTCGAGAACTGGCGAATGACGGTGAAGATTCCCTAGGCTTTGATCTAGAGGGTCAATCGGTGAAGTGCCGCTTTATGGCGAGAGGCACCAGGGGCAAAGACACCATTCAACAGCTCCGTTCCGCCGTGAAGCAGGTGAAGACTGTGGTCTTAGCAACCGACTACGACCGGGAAGGAGAGACGATTGCTTGGCATATTCAACAAGCTCTCAACCTCAAGCAACCCCAACGAGTCGTCTATACCGAAATTACTCCTAACGCTGTGCGTAGCGCGATCGCCCAACCTCGTTCTATTGATCTGAACCTGGTTAACTCCGGATTGTGCCGCACTGTGCTCGATAAACTAGTCGGCTTTAAAGGCTCTCCCTTGCTTTGGCAGTTGCACAACGGCGCTAAAAGCATGGGACGGGTGCAGAGTGCCACCTTGCACATCCTCTGCGATCGCGAACGGCAGATTCAAGCCTTTGTACCGCAAGACTACTGGAGTGTCTTTGTCGATTATGCTGAAGGCTTCCGGGCTTACTACCGAGGCAAGCCTAATTCTGCCAACCCCAACTCTGCTAGCCCCCCTAACCGTCGTGGCACAGCTAACCCCGAAGCAGCCCCGACTGATGATGCTGCTACCGCCGCCGAGAGCCAAACACCAGAGTCCGATCGCGTCACCTCTCAAGCCGTTGCCGATCGCTTGGTAGAAATTGCCCAACAGCACCCGCACCAAGTGGTTTCAGTTGAAGGTAAAACTGCGACTCGCACGCCCCCACCTCCGTTTATTACCTCAACTCTGCAACAAGCGGCAGGTTCTCGCTTGCGCTTCAGTCCTGAGAAAACCATGCAGGTGGCCCAGTCGCTCTACGAAGCAGGGCTGATTACCTACATGCGAACCGACAGCATTACCCTCAGCCCTGAGTTTTGTACGCAAGCGCGGCAGTGGCTAGAGGAGCACGACCCCGACAATGTGCCAAAAAAGGTAACGCAACACCGCAAAGCCAAGGGCGCACAGGAAGCTCATGAGGCAATTCGGCCCACCGATGTCTACCGTCCCTCCAAGGAATTGCGAGTGGAACTGGCTGCGGATGCCTTTGCCTTATACGTGTTGATTTGGAAACGGGCGATCGCCTCTCAGTGCCAAGCCGCTCGACTGCGCCAAACCCAAATTGTGACCCAATCCGGGCCTGTATCTTGGCAAGCAAAGGGACAGGTGATTGAGTTTGCAGGATATAGCAAATACTGGAATAACTTGAGCGCCGATACAGATTTGCCCACCTTGGTTCCTGCCCAAGTCCTAACGCTGCAACAAGCCGCCCATGAACAGAAGCAAACCCAACCGCCCCCACGCTACAGCGAACCGAAGCTGGTGCAGGTGATGGAGCGAAAAGGGATTGGTCGCCCAAGTACCTATGCCCCGACAATTCAAACTCTGAAGCAACGGCTTTATGTAGAAGTGCTCAAAGGGCATTTGCAACCGACAGAATTAGGATTAGAGGTCGATCGCTTCCTGCAAGATGCCTTACCCGATCTACTAGAAGCTGAGTTTACGGCTCAGATGGAGCAAGCCTTAGATCAGATTGCCGCCGGAAAGCAAGAGTGGCAAACCTATCTCACAACCTGGAATCGAGAGTACTTTGCTCCTGCTCTGACGAAGGCTAAGCAAGTGATTCCCGCCCATCTCACCACCAATCCCGCGCCCCGCCCAGAAAAAACTCTCAACTTATCCCGCACCCGCTGCCCCCAGTGCCATAACTATCTCGCCAAGATCCCCAGCAGCAAAGTCAAGAAAAAGTACTTCCTCAAGTGTGTCAGCGGCTGTGAAGATGTGGTGCTATTTTGGAGCGATCGCAGCCGTAAATGGGAGCGTCCCCGTAGCCAAGGTGAGACATCTAACCCGCAGCCAACTCAGCTCACAGAGTTTCCCTGCCCTATTTGTCAAAAACCTTTGGAAGTTTATGCCTACGAAAAGGAAGGACAAACCAAACAACTACTACGCTGCTCCGATGCCCAAGCAAGGAGCAATAGCCAACACAAACCAGCCGTGTATTTTCAGACCGCTCAGGGGTGGTGGAGTCCTAAGTTTGGTGAGTTACATTAG
- a CDS encoding ABC transporter permease, whose protein sequence is MVTLWGVYSVWRRHAKVFQNTWVVNFLPSILEPIIYLVAFGSGLSPLIGEVSYAGHSVSYLKFLAPGMIAVGILYPAFFEGAYGTFVRLSFQKTWQGMLTAPLSFTEVFLGDWLWAATRGVMSGLITGLVAIAWGLYSGWYLLLSLPFICLGSLLFAALGLLTAGSVKTVDQLNFPVILLLVPMFTLCGTYFPRETLPTLLNLIANFLPLSALTDLLRWHLGLPSNWLLEILWMLLWISGLAGLAWKKIHWQLFHP, encoded by the coding sequence ATGGTGACGCTATGGGGAGTCTACTCGGTTTGGCGACGGCATGCCAAAGTCTTTCAAAACACCTGGGTGGTTAACTTTTTGCCATCGATTCTAGAACCGATTATTTATCTAGTTGCCTTTGGCAGCGGTCTCTCCCCCCTAATTGGCGAGGTGTCTTATGCGGGGCACTCCGTCAGCTATCTCAAATTTCTGGCTCCCGGCATGATCGCAGTTGGCATCCTCTATCCGGCGTTTTTTGAAGGTGCTTATGGTACCTTTGTCCGACTCAGTTTTCAGAAGACTTGGCAAGGGATGTTAACCGCTCCGCTCAGCTTCACGGAGGTGTTTTTAGGCGACTGGCTCTGGGCCGCGACTAGAGGCGTGATGTCTGGTTTAATTACGGGCCTCGTGGCGATCGCTTGGGGGCTTTACTCCGGTTGGTATTTGTTGCTCTCTTTGCCCTTTATTTGCTTGGGTAGCTTACTCTTTGCCGCGCTGGGACTGCTCACAGCGGGCAGCGTCAAAACCGTAGACCAACTCAACTTTCCGGTAATTCTGCTGCTCGTGCCCATGTTTACCCTATGTGGCACCTACTTCCCCCGCGAAACCTTACCCACCCTCCTGAACTTAATCGCCAACTTTCTACCCCTGAGCGCCCTGACGGATTTGTTGCGCTGGCATCTGGGCTTGCCCAGCAACTGGCTACTAGAAATCTTGTGGATGCTGCTCTGGATTAGCGGCTTAGCAGGATTGGCTTGGAAAAAAATTCATTGGCAATTATTCCATCCCTAA
- a CDS encoding ABC transporter ATP-binding protein produces MIRLFAKKNETAIASQLPSQPPSQSQDADSESTLLRAHELCKFYGDRSVVQNVSFTLNRGEVLGFLGPNGAGKTTTIGMLYGAIIPSQGFVQLNQWRIQTQGQQARYHLGIVPQEDNLDPELSVFENLTFFAHYYRLTGKNARQRAGEVLAQVGLQDYGRHKPDELSGGLKRRAVLARALLNRPQVVFLDEPTTGLDPDARQDFWKLVTQLKQEGCGILLTTHYMDEVQRLCDRLLLLQQGQIIDQGTPSELIERIIGKEIVEITGVDEAILRPLAAEAGAWCRSFGSSYLLTLPPSHAETLWQQLVETQPSKLTRRHANLEDVFLRLTGASLQ; encoded by the coding sequence ATGATCCGACTGTTTGCCAAGAAGAACGAGACTGCGATCGCCAGTCAGCTCCCCAGTCAGCCCCCCAGTCAGTCCCAAGATGCTGATTCTGAATCAACCCTGCTGAGGGCTCATGAACTGTGTAAGTTTTATGGCGATCGCTCAGTGGTGCAAAATGTCTCTTTTACACTCAATCGAGGCGAAGTTTTAGGGTTTTTAGGGCCGAATGGGGCAGGCAAAACCACGACCATTGGCATGCTCTACGGCGCGATTATTCCTTCTCAAGGTTTTGTGCAGCTAAATCAGTGGCGGATTCAGACCCAGGGACAGCAAGCACGATATCACCTGGGCATTGTGCCTCAAGAAGACAACCTGGACCCAGAGTTGAGTGTGTTTGAAAATCTCACCTTCTTTGCCCATTACTATCGGCTAACTGGCAAAAACGCCCGCCAGCGAGCTGGAGAAGTGCTGGCTCAGGTGGGATTACAGGACTATGGTCGCCACAAACCTGATGAACTGTCAGGCGGGCTGAAGCGTCGAGCTGTACTAGCCAGAGCCTTGCTTAACCGTCCGCAAGTCGTGTTTCTGGATGAACCTACCACCGGGCTAGACCCCGATGCCCGTCAGGATTTCTGGAAGCTAGTTACCCAGCTAAAACAAGAAGGTTGCGGCATTTTGTTGACCACTCACTACATGGATGAAGTGCAGCGATTGTGCGATCGCCTGTTGCTGCTTCAGCAAGGTCAAATAATTGATCAGGGCACGCCCAGCGAACTAATTGAGCGAATTATTGGCAAAGAAATTGTTGAAATTACCGGAGTTGATGAGGCGATCCTGAGACCGTTAGCCGCAGAAGCAGGCGCTTGGTGTCGATCCTTTGGTAGCAGCTATCTGTTAACCCTACCCCCCAGTCATGCAGAAACTTTGTGGCAACAACTGGTAGAAACCCAGCCCTCAAAGCTGACCCGCCGCCACGCCAACTTAGAAGATGTCTTCCTCCGTCTCACCGGAGCATCGTTGCAGTAA